A genomic region of Magnetospirillum sp. WYHS-4 contains the following coding sequences:
- a CDS encoding glycosyltransferase family 4 protein, with product MDILFLTENFPPETNAAATRVFERACFWVRDGHRVTVVTCAPNFPHGRLFDGYENRWRQVETMEGIRVVRVKTYIAANRGKWRRALDFVSFGVAGTLFGLFEKRPDVVAATSPQFFAAVAGWTIGAFRRVPFVFELGDLWPESIGAVGVLRRGVLIRLFEMVELFLYRRSAAVAALTQSFKDNLVRRGISADKIDVVVNGVDVSRYAPRPRDGALAREWGLEGKFVVGYVGTHGMAHQLANVLDAADLLRDAADIRFLMAGAGAEREALMADAARRGLGNVVFMPPQPKDRMPGVWSLCDVALVHLKDSPTFAGVIPSKIFEAMGMGLPILLVAPEGEASRIVLGDKAGLHVPAAQPAPFAEAVLRLAGDRDLLSELAAASLAAAPTHSRERQAREMIQVFEKVAI from the coding sequence ATGGACATCCTCTTCCTGACCGAGAATTTTCCGCCCGAAACCAACGCGGCCGCCACCCGCGTGTTCGAGCGCGCCTGCTTCTGGGTCCGGGACGGCCATCGGGTGACCGTGGTGACCTGTGCCCCCAACTTCCCCCACGGTCGCCTGTTCGACGGCTACGAGAACCGCTGGCGCCAAGTGGAGACCATGGAAGGGATACGGGTGGTCCGGGTGAAGACCTACATCGCCGCCAATCGCGGCAAGTGGCGCCGAGCCCTCGACTTCGTCAGCTTCGGTGTCGCCGGCACCCTGTTCGGCCTGTTCGAGAAGCGTCCCGACGTGGTGGCCGCCACCTCACCCCAGTTCTTCGCCGCCGTGGCCGGTTGGACCATCGGGGCGTTCCGGCGGGTGCCCTTCGTCTTCGAACTGGGCGATCTGTGGCCCGAATCCATCGGCGCCGTGGGCGTCCTGCGCCGGGGGGTCCTGATCCGCCTGTTCGAAATGGTGGAACTGTTTCTCTACCGGCGTTCGGCGGCCGTGGCGGCCCTCACCCAGTCCTTCAAGGACAATCTGGTGCGGCGCGGCATATCGGCCGACAAGATCGACGTGGTGGTCAACGGAGTCGATGTTTCCCGCTATGCCCCCCGCCCGCGCGACGGAGCCCTGGCCCGCGAGTGGGGCCTGGAAGGCAAGTTCGTCGTCGGCTACGTGGGCACCCACGGCATGGCGCACCAACTCGCCAACGTGCTGGACGCGGCGGACCTGCTGCGGGACGCGGCGGACATCCGTTTCCTGATGGCCGGGGCCGGGGCGGAACGGGAAGCCCTGATGGCCGACGCCGCCCGGCGGGGCCTCGGCAACGTCGTCTTCATGCCGCCCCAGCCCAAGGATCGCATGCCGGGCGTCTGGAGTCTCTGCGACGTGGCCCTGGTGCATCTGAAGGATTCGCCGACCTTCGCCGGAGTCATCCCGTCCAAGATCTTCGAGGCCATGGGCATGGGCCTGCCGATCCTGCTCGTCGCGCCCGAAGGCGAAGCCAGCCGCATCGTGCTGGGCGACAAGGCCGGTCTGCACGTGCCGGCGGCCCAACCCGCGCCCTTCGCCGAGGCCGTCCTCCGCCTGGCGGGCGATCGGGACCTGCTGAGCGAACTGGCGGCGGCCAGCTTGGCGGCGGCACCGACCCACAGCCGGGAGCGGCAGGCCCGCGAGATGATCCAGGTTTTCGAGAAGGTCGCGATATGA
- a CDS encoding Gfo/Idh/MocA family oxidoreductase: MIRLGLIGAGPWGRKVIATLRRLEPEGMTLVRVASGNPETSREVGPACEVVTDWRRIVDASDLDGVIITTPPALHAEMAWAAVAAGKAVFVEKPLTQDAGEARALLDFATQRQGYVLVDHIHLFSAAYRELKRRVAAEGPIRSIRSLGANKGPFRKDASPLWDYGPHDLSMCLDLLGEMPETVAAESIDRRDTPAGPGETFAIRLGFPSGVKAEIKLSNIMSSKRRSFAVTAEHAILVYDDVAPEKLKLDRPHDEPRAACDITGHFRLDPTPPLDVALKEFATGIAGGTNSLDSLRLGVRVVEVLARCEAALGEGLGR; the protein is encoded by the coding sequence GTGATCCGCTTAGGCCTCATCGGCGCCGGCCCCTGGGGCCGAAAGGTCATCGCCACCTTGCGGCGGCTGGAGCCCGAAGGCATGACCCTGGTCCGGGTGGCCAGCGGCAACCCGGAAACGAGCCGCGAAGTCGGCCCCGCCTGCGAGGTGGTGACCGACTGGCGCCGGATCGTGGACGCGTCCGATCTCGACGGGGTGATTATCACCACGCCGCCGGCCTTGCATGCCGAAATGGCCTGGGCCGCCGTCGCCGCGGGCAAGGCGGTCTTCGTCGAAAAGCCCCTGACCCAGGATGCCGGCGAGGCCCGTGCGCTACTCGACTTCGCGACGCAAAGGCAAGGCTATGTCCTGGTGGACCATATCCACCTGTTCAGCGCCGCCTACCGCGAATTGAAGCGCCGGGTGGCGGCCGAGGGCCCGATCCGGTCCATCCGGTCGCTGGGCGCCAACAAGGGGCCCTTTCGCAAGGACGCCTCGCCGCTCTGGGACTACGGACCGCACGATCTTTCCATGTGCCTCGACCTGTTGGGGGAAATGCCCGAAACGGTGGCCGCGGAAAGCATCGACCGCCGCGATACACCTGCGGGACCTGGCGAGACATTCGCCATCCGGCTCGGCTTTCCCTCCGGAGTCAAGGCGGAGATCAAGCTCAGCAACATCATGAGTTCCAAGCGTCGTTCCTTCGCGGTCACGGCTGAACATGCCATCCTGGTCTACGACGACGTGGCCCCGGAAAAGCTGAAGCTCGACCGGCCCCACGACGAACCCCGCGCCGCCTGCGACATCACCGGCCACTTCCGGCTCGACCCGACGCCGCCCTTGGATGTGGCGTTGAAGGAATTCGCGACCGGAATCGCAGGCGGAACGAATAGCCTGGACAGTCTTCGCCTGGGGGTTCGGGTGGTCGAGGTTCTGGCCCGCTGCGAAGCAGCCCTGGGAGAGGGACTCGGAAGATGA
- a CDS encoding NAD-dependent epimerase/dehydratase family protein: MSRVLVTGGAGFIGHALCPALQAAGLDVAVATRHPRDAEKLRGVDVRSIPGVGLGTDWSAALRDVDAVIHLAARVHVMRDNAADPLSEFRRVNTEGTQRLVQDAIALGVARFVYVSTIKVNGEATAPGRAFRADDEPAPIDPYAVSKLEAETIFRDLAAQGGMDAVVVRPPLVYGPHVKGNFLTLLESCDRNPWLPLGAVRNARSLISAGNLADLLVRCLLKPDAAGHVFLARDGEDLSTPELIRRTARALGRKAHLLPVPAGFLRLAGALTGRADSIARLTESLVIDDTETRAVLDWTPPFSVDEGLGQTAEWFHRRHLR; encoded by the coding sequence ATGAGCCGCGTCCTGGTCACCGGCGGCGCCGGCTTCATCGGCCATGCCCTTTGCCCGGCTCTTCAGGCGGCCGGGCTCGACGTGGCGGTGGCGACCCGCCATCCCCGCGATGCCGAGAAGCTGCGGGGCGTCGACGTGCGCTCCATTCCCGGCGTCGGGCTGGGCACCGACTGGTCGGCGGCGTTGCGCGACGTGGATGCCGTGATTCATTTGGCGGCGCGGGTCCATGTGATGAGAGATAACGCCGCCGATCCCCTGTCCGAATTCCGCCGGGTCAACACCGAAGGCACCCAGCGCTTGGTCCAGGACGCCATCGCCCTGGGGGTGGCGCGCTTCGTCTACGTCAGCACCATCAAGGTGAACGGCGAGGCCACGGCGCCCGGCCGGGCCTTCCGCGCCGACGACGAACCGGCCCCCATCGACCCTTACGCGGTATCCAAGCTGGAGGCGGAAACCATTTTTCGGGACCTCGCCGCCCAAGGCGGCATGGATGCCGTGGTGGTCCGTCCGCCCCTGGTCTACGGCCCCCATGTGAAGGGCAATTTCCTGACCCTGCTGGAAAGCTGCGACCGTAATCCCTGGCTGCCCTTGGGCGCCGTCCGCAACGCCCGCAGCCTGATCTCGGCCGGCAATCTGGCGGACCTGCTGGTCCGGTGTCTGCTGAAACCCGATGCCGCGGGCCATGTATTCCTGGCCCGCGACGGCGAGGACCTCTCGACCCCCGAGCTGATTCGCCGTACCGCCCGCGCCCTGGGTCGCAAGGCCCATTTGCTCCCGGTTCCCGCCGGATTCCTCCGACTGGCCGGAGCCTTGACCGGGCGTGCCGATTCCATCGCCCGTTTGACCGAATCCCTGGTGATCGACGACACCGAGACCCGGGCCGTCCTCGACTGGACCCCACCGTTTTCGGTCGACGAAGGCCTCGGTCAAACTGCCGAGTGGTTTCATCGCCGCCATCTCCGCTAA
- a CDS encoding class I SAM-dependent methyltransferase has translation MTKPADGPDFYEGGDLEALSTLHRYRRWIVDSFRPELKGATVEIGAGIGNFADELLPHASRLDLIEPTPRLCKAMEDRFAGNERVAIHAEFLEAWIAGAPAGHYDSVVLVNVLEHIEDDAAALAEIYRILKPGGHLFLLVPALQLLYSRLDALVGHHRRYHLPELAARVDQAGLAVVRARYFDVMGVLPWLILNRILGFTEFKPGMASLYDRIFVPITRRLETLVAPPFGKNVVLVARKPG, from the coding sequence ATGACCAAGCCGGCGGATGGTCCCGACTTCTACGAAGGCGGCGATCTGGAAGCCCTTTCCACCCTGCACCGCTATCGCCGCTGGATCGTCGATTCGTTTCGCCCCGAGTTGAAAGGCGCGACGGTCGAGATCGGCGCGGGAATCGGCAATTTCGCCGACGAGTTGTTGCCCCATGCCTCCCGTCTCGACCTGATCGAGCCCACGCCCCGGCTTTGCAAGGCCATGGAGGACCGTTTCGCCGGTAACGAACGGGTCGCCATCCATGCCGAATTCCTCGAGGCCTGGATCGCCGGCGCTCCGGCTGGCCACTACGATTCGGTGGTACTGGTCAATGTCCTCGAGCATATCGAGGACGACGCGGCGGCGTTGGCCGAAATCTACCGCATCCTGAAGCCGGGCGGGCACCTGTTCCTGCTGGTTCCAGCCTTGCAACTTCTCTACAGCCGCCTTGACGCGTTGGTCGGCCACCATCGCCGCTATCACCTGCCCGAGTTGGCGGCCCGAGTCGACCAGGCCGGGCTTGCCGTAGTGCGGGCCCGCTATTTCGACGTCATGGGCGTCCTGCCCTGGCTGATCCTCAACCGGATTCTGGGCTTCACCGAATTCAAGCCCGGCATGGCCTCGCTCTACGACCGCATCTTCGTGCCGATCACCCGCCGCCTCGAGACCCTGGTGGCGCCGCCGTTCGGCAAGAACGTCGTCCTGGTCGCCCGCAAGCCCGGCTGA
- a CDS encoding NAD-dependent epimerase/dehydratase family protein: MAEFLLQSDIDEIAQRLAGPAQDFAGKTVLLTGGRGFLGRYFMEIFHTLNQKHLKKPVKLVALDNMITAGKEGAQVPQYDNISFVQHDVIQPFKWKGPLHYVIHAAGIASPFYYRAYPLETLEVAITGTRRMLELADAHKARFSFFSSSEIYGDPDPKHVPMAESYRGNVSCQGPRACYDESKRVGETLCHIFHTKNGTHTNTIRPFNVFGPGMQETDYRVLPNFASRIKAGKPLQVYGTGNQTRTFCYITDAMVGFLLVVLKGVPGEAYNIGNPKPEISMVDLVKRIEKVSKHKVAYDVVEYPDSYPADEPNRRAPEIRKARLQLGYDPSVDLDEGLKRFLDWSDGVYTGEQ; this comes from the coding sequence ATGGCCGAGTTCCTTCTCCAATCCGACATCGACGAGATCGCCCAGCGCTTGGCCGGCCCGGCCCAGGATTTCGCCGGCAAGACCGTGCTGCTGACCGGCGGCCGCGGCTTCCTGGGGCGCTATTTCATGGAAATCTTCCATACCCTGAACCAGAAGCACCTGAAAAAGCCGGTGAAGCTGGTGGCGCTCGACAACATGATCACGGCGGGCAAGGAGGGCGCCCAGGTCCCCCAATACGACAACATTTCCTTCGTCCAGCACGACGTGATCCAGCCCTTCAAGTGGAAAGGGCCGCTGCACTACGTGATTCACGCCGCCGGCATCGCCAGCCCCTTCTACTACCGGGCCTATCCGCTGGAGACCCTGGAGGTGGCGATCACCGGAACCCGGCGCATGCTGGAACTGGCCGACGCCCACAAGGCGCGCTTCTCCTTCTTCTCCTCGTCCGAAATCTACGGCGATCCCGATCCCAAGCACGTGCCGATGGCCGAAAGCTATCGCGGCAACGTGTCCTGCCAGGGGCCGCGCGCCTGCTACGACGAATCGAAGCGGGTGGGCGAGACGCTCTGCCATATCTTCCACACCAAGAACGGCACCCATACCAACACCATCCGGCCGTTCAACGTCTTCGGGCCCGGCATGCAGGAAACCGACTACCGGGTGCTGCCCAACTTCGCCAGCCGCATCAAGGCCGGCAAGCCCTTGCAGGTTTACGGCACGGGCAACCAGACCCGGACCTTCTGCTACATCACCGACGCCATGGTGGGCTTCCTGCTGGTGGTGCTGAAGGGCGTGCCGGGCGAGGCCTACAACATCGGCAACCCGAAGCCGGAAATCTCCATGGTCGACCTGGTCAAACGCATCGAGAAGGTGTCGAAGCACAAGGTCGCCTACGATGTCGTGGAATATCCCGACAGCTATCCGGCCGACGAGCCCAACCGCCGCGCCCCCGAGATCCGCAAGGCCCGCCTGCAACTCGGGTACGACCCCTCGGTGGACCTGGACGAGGGCCTCAAGCGGTTTCTCGACTGGTCCGACGGCGTCTATACCGGCGAACAGTGA
- a CDS encoding glycosyltransferase family 4 protein → MLLILGVAFLASLVGTRLVLAWLRHRQIMDHPNERSSHALPTPRGGGLAVTAVLVGAWAWVGPPGIAMVLLPAMLLAAVSWADDLWTLAARWRLLAQVLAVAAVLALWPAERGYFFGGLLPGFLDTLAAGLLWIWFVNLYNFMDGIDGITGVETLSIGTGAALVAVLAGLNVEVFLCATTLAAVAMGFLWWNWHPAKVFLGDVGSVPLGFLVGWLLLYLASRGQPVAALVLPAYYLADATITLTRRAWRREKVWEAHREHFYQKAIRLRGRSHASVSLSVLGGGLALALLAGWAAVGFSWEALVGGLAVTAALLLDLARRRGRA, encoded by the coding sequence ATGCTCTTGATCCTGGGTGTCGCCTTTCTCGCCAGCCTGGTGGGAACCCGCCTGGTTCTGGCTTGGCTGCGCCATCGCCAAATCATGGATCACCCCAATGAACGGAGTAGCCACGCACTGCCCACCCCGCGCGGCGGCGGCCTGGCGGTGACCGCCGTCCTGGTGGGTGCCTGGGCCTGGGTTGGGCCTCCGGGCATCGCCATGGTCCTGCTGCCGGCCATGCTGCTGGCGGCCGTTTCGTGGGCGGACGATCTGTGGACCTTGGCGGCGCGCTGGCGCCTGCTGGCCCAGGTTCTCGCCGTCGCGGCCGTTTTGGCGCTATGGCCGGCGGAACGCGGCTACTTCTTCGGAGGCCTGCTGCCGGGTTTCCTGGATACGCTGGCTGCCGGCCTGCTCTGGATCTGGTTCGTCAATCTCTATAATTTCATGGACGGTATCGACGGTATTACCGGGGTCGAAACGCTTTCCATCGGCACCGGTGCCGCCCTGGTGGCCGTTCTGGCCGGGCTGAACGTGGAGGTTTTCCTCTGCGCCACCACCCTGGCCGCCGTCGCCATGGGCTTTCTGTGGTGGAACTGGCATCCGGCCAAGGTCTTTTTGGGCGACGTGGGCAGTGTGCCCCTGGGCTTCCTGGTGGGCTGGCTACTGCTGTACCTGGCGTCCCGAGGCCAGCCGGTGGCGGCCCTGGTCCTGCCCGCCTACTACCTGGCCGATGCCACCATCACCCTGACCCGCCGGGCTTGGCGGCGCGAGAAGGTCTGGGAGGCCCATCGCGAGCATTTCTACCAAAAGGCCATCCGGCTGCGCGGCCGGTCTCACGCCAGCGTCTCCTTGTCCGTCCTGGGGGGAGGCCTGGCGCTGGCCTTGCTGGCCGGCTGGGCGGCGGTCGGTTTTTCTTGGGAAGCCCTCGTCGGTGGCTTGGCGGTGACGGCGGCGCTTCTCTTGGACCTTGCGAGGCGGCGGGGCCGGGCCTAA
- a CDS encoding polysaccharide biosynthesis protein — protein MAGAAFLLALYLRVGDLIDDLYTPAMLAQWTASFVAIAATVFLFMDLYRGVWRYASLNDLLAIAKAATLTMLVFAAVMFVSTRLEDLPRSVPVIAWFILAALLGGPRFLYRLFKDRRLDLTFENSDHPRIPVLLAGAGDEADLFIRSLRQPRESHYRIVGMVAETAGRVGRQIHGVEVLGTLDGLPAVIEGLHRRGDRPQRLVLTDPAIDGRRLRELVEAAGRLGMTLARLPRLTDFKPGSTDKVEPRPVALEDLLGRPQTPLDREAMRVLIEGRRVLITGAGGSIGSELVRQIAGFRPADLALVENSEFALYTIDLEMANRFPALPRRALIADVRDRDRMRAIFAEVKPELVFHAAALKHVPMVEANICEGLFTNAVGTRNVADACREAGTRAMVLISTDKAVNPTNVMGASKRIAEIYCQALDLAGHENDGTRFVTVRFGNVLGSTGSVVPLFQKQLAAGGPLTVTHPEMKRYFMTIREAVELILEASAIGSRGHEQEGKIFVLDMGEPVRIIDLARQMIRLAGFRPEEDIRIEVTGLRPGEKLFEEIFHDSESPVPTPFAGLLLAAPRGVELETIANALGNLERSCRTNDTGAAMAILRGLVPEYAPPD, from the coding sequence ATGGCTGGCGCGGCGTTTCTGCTGGCGCTCTACCTGCGGGTCGGCGACCTGATCGACGATCTCTACACGCCGGCCATGCTGGCGCAGTGGACGGCCTCCTTCGTCGCCATCGCCGCCACGGTCTTCCTATTCATGGATCTTTACCGGGGCGTCTGGCGCTATGCCTCGCTGAACGACCTGCTGGCCATCGCAAAGGCGGCGACCTTGACCATGCTGGTCTTCGCCGCCGTGATGTTCGTCTCGACGCGCCTGGAGGACCTGCCGCGTTCGGTGCCGGTGATCGCCTGGTTCATCCTGGCGGCTCTGCTGGGCGGGCCCCGGTTCCTTTACCGGCTGTTCAAGGATCGTCGGCTCGACCTGACCTTCGAGAACTCGGACCATCCGCGCATTCCGGTGCTGCTGGCCGGGGCCGGGGACGAGGCGGACCTGTTCATCCGCTCGCTACGCCAGCCCCGCGAGTCCCACTACCGTATCGTCGGCATGGTGGCCGAGACCGCCGGACGGGTCGGCCGCCAGATTCATGGCGTCGAGGTATTGGGAACCCTCGACGGGTTGCCCGCCGTGATCGAAGGCCTGCATCGCCGCGGCGACCGGCCGCAGCGTCTGGTGCTGACCGATCCCGCCATCGACGGTCGGCGGCTGCGCGAGTTGGTGGAGGCCGCCGGCCGCCTGGGTATGACCCTGGCCCGCTTGCCGCGTCTGACCGACTTCAAACCGGGCTCCACCGACAAGGTGGAGCCACGGCCGGTCGCCCTGGAAGACCTGTTGGGCCGGCCCCAGACGCCGCTCGATCGCGAAGCCATGCGGGTGCTGATCGAGGGCCGCCGGGTGCTCATCACCGGGGCCGGCGGCAGCATCGGTTCGGAACTGGTGCGCCAGATCGCCGGATTCCGGCCGGCCGATCTCGCCCTGGTCGAGAACTCCGAGTTCGCGCTCTATACCATCGACCTGGAGATGGCGAATCGCTTTCCCGCCCTGCCGCGCCGAGCCCTGATCGCCGACGTGCGCGACCGCGACCGCATGCGCGCCATCTTCGCCGAGGTAAAGCCCGAGCTGGTTTTCCACGCGGCGGCGCTCAAGCACGTCCCCATGGTGGAGGCCAATATCTGCGAAGGCCTGTTCACCAACGCCGTCGGCACCCGCAACGTCGCCGACGCCTGCCGGGAGGCGGGGACACGGGCCATGGTTCTGATCTCCACCGACAAGGCGGTCAATCCGACCAACGTGATGGGAGCGTCGAAGCGCATCGCCGAGATCTACTGTCAGGCCCTCGACCTGGCCGGGCACGAGAACGACGGAACGCGATTCGTGACCGTCCGTTTCGGCAACGTCCTGGGATCGACCGGTTCGGTGGTGCCGCTGTTCCAGAAGCAACTGGCCGCGGGGGGCCCGCTGACCGTCACCCACCCGGAGATGAAGCGCTACTTCATGACCATCCGCGAGGCGGTGGAACTGATCCTCGAGGCCTCCGCCATCGGCAGCCGCGGCCACGAGCAGGAAGGCAAGATCTTCGTTCTCGACATGGGCGAGCCGGTCAGGATCATCGATCTGGCGCGCCAGATGATCCGCCTGGCCGGCTTCCGTCCGGAAGAGGACATCCGTATCGAAGTTACCGGGCTCCGCCCCGGGGAGAAGCTGTTCGAGGAGATCTTCCACGATTCCGAATCGCCCGTGCCGACCCCCTTCGCCGGCCTGCTGCTCGCGGCACCGCGGGGAGTCGAACTGGAAACCATCGCCAATGCGTTGGGGAATCTGGAGAGATCCTGCCGGACGAACGACACCGGGGCCGCCATGGCCATCCTGCGCGGCCTGGTGCCCGAGTATGCGCCGCCCGACTGA
- the asnB gene encoding asparagine synthase (glutamine-hydrolyzing) gives MCGIAGSTRSTRGALEAMRDRLRHRGPDGDGLWQEAEGDMGLVHTRLAVIDLTPGGAQPMASDCGRYVLAFNGEIYNYKALRAELEASGETFRSQSDTEVLLALLRRDGEAVLARLTGMFAFAFWDRNERRLLLARDRLGKKPLVYADLPGGGLAFASEIHALRAHSGIDLGLDPQALSEFLACLYVPAPRTIHAGIRKLPPGHLLRWRNGKAEVARYWRPAYTGDRSPSLDEAVEELFPLLRQAVRDRMVADVPVGCFLSGGIDSSVIAALMAEAAGEPIRSFTMTFTERTYDERDGAARVARHVGARHTELPASSELAGLLDRMVVAFGEPFGNPTALLIDDLSRKAREHVTVALVGDGGDEVFAGYPRHQGGLLAGRYRRLPGWLREGLIAPAAGLIPESSRGHHAFRRLREFLEGANLPDAEMYAAWVEYFGPEERRALLDLPTAPDRPVAALYRTVPSPHPLDAMQQTDLESFLPGNLLAYGDAMSMAHALELRLPLIDHRLVEAVGRLSPELRFQGGMKTLLKAVARRLLPAEIVERPKRGFNPPMGVWLKTDLKGLVAERLRPETLAGLGLAWEPVAALLADGRRDNSLKIWALLVLDAWQRSLRSCS, from the coding sequence ATGTGCGGTATCGCCGGCAGTACCCGGTCCACCCGAGGCGCCCTGGAGGCCATGCGAGACCGCCTGCGCCATCGGGGGCCCGATGGCGATGGCCTCTGGCAGGAAGCCGAAGGCGATATGGGCTTGGTCCATACCCGCCTGGCGGTCATCGACCTGACGCCCGGCGGCGCCCAGCCCATGGCCTCCGATTGCGGCCGCTACGTCCTGGCCTTTAACGGGGAAATCTACAATTACAAGGCGTTGCGGGCCGAGCTTGAGGCATCGGGCGAGACGTTCCGCTCCCAAAGCGATACCGAGGTCCTGCTGGCGCTGCTGCGTCGCGACGGGGAGGCGGTGCTGGCCCGTCTGACCGGCATGTTCGCCTTTGCCTTTTGGGACCGCAACGAACGGCGCCTGCTGCTGGCCCGCGACCGGCTGGGCAAGAAGCCCCTTGTCTACGCGGACCTCCCCGGCGGCGGTCTGGCCTTCGCCTCCGAGATCCACGCCTTGCGGGCTCATTCCGGCATCGACTTGGGTCTCGATCCGCAGGCCCTATCCGAATTTCTCGCCTGCCTTTATGTGCCGGCGCCCCGCACCATCCACGCCGGCATCCGCAAATTGCCGCCCGGCCACCTGCTGCGCTGGCGGAACGGCAAGGCGGAGGTAGCCCGCTACTGGCGCCCCGCCTATACCGGAGACCGGTCGCCCTCCCTTGACGAAGCGGTCGAGGAACTGTTCCCCCTGCTGCGCCAAGCCGTGCGCGACCGCATGGTGGCCGATGTCCCGGTAGGCTGCTTCCTGTCGGGAGGCATCGACAGCTCGGTGATCGCCGCCCTGATGGCGGAAGCGGCGGGCGAGCCGATCCGCAGCTTCACCATGACGTTCACGGAACGAACCTACGACGAGCGGGATGGCGCCGCCCGGGTGGCCCGCCACGTGGGGGCCCGTCATACGGAACTGCCCGCATCGTCCGAACTGGCGGGACTGTTGGACCGCATGGTCGTGGCCTTCGGCGAGCCCTTCGGCAATCCCACGGCCCTGTTGATCGACGACTTGTCGCGCAAGGCCCGCGAACATGTCACCGTCGCCCTGGTGGGCGACGGCGGCGACGAGGTCTTCGCCGGCTATCCCCGCCACCAGGGGGGACTGCTGGCCGGGCGTTACCGCCGTCTGCCCGGCTGGCTGCGCGAGGGCCTGATCGCCCCCGCCGCCGGCCTGATCCCGGAAAGCAGCAGGGGCCATCACGCCTTCCGCCGCCTGCGCGAGTTTCTCGAGGGCGCCAACCTGCCCGATGCCGAGATGTATGCCGCCTGGGTGGAATATTTCGGTCCCGAGGAGCGGCGAGCCCTCCTCGACCTTCCGACGGCGCCCGACCGGCCCGTCGCCGCGCTCTATCGCACGGTTCCTTCCCCCCATCCTTTGGACGCCATGCAGCAGACCGACCTGGAATCGTTCCTGCCGGGCAACCTTCTCGCCTACGGCGACGCCATGAGCATGGCCCACGCCCTGGAACTGCGCCTGCCGCTCATCGACCATCGCCTGGTCGAGGCGGTGGGCCGGCTGTCGCCCGAACTGCGTTTCCAGGGCGGAATGAAAACCCTGCTGAAGGCCGTCGCCCGCCGTCTCTTGCCGGCCGAGATCGTCGAGCGGCCCAAGCGGGGCTTCAACCCCCCCATGGGCGTCTGGCTGAAGACGGACCTCAAGGGCCTGGTCGCCGAACGTCTGCGCCCGGAGACCTTGGCCGGCCTGGGCCTTGCCTGGGAGCCGGTTGCCGCCCTGCTGGCCGATGGACGGCGGGATAATTCCTTGAAGATCTGGGCCTTGCTGGTCCTGGATGCCTGGCAGCGGAGTCTTCGATCATGCTCTTGA